From Bordetella flabilis, the proteins below share one genomic window:
- a CDS encoding NADH:flavin oxidoreductase/NADH oxidase produces the protein MTSLFSAIDLGKLPLANRIVISPMCEYSADNGRATDWHMIHLGHLALSGAGLLFVEATAVEPGGRITPADLGLWDDDTEHSIAKVMQAIRRYSPIRMGVQLAHAGRKASSRAPWEGGNQLPQAEGGWLCDAPSAVPYKDGEEAPRALDAAGLERVRNAFVAAARRADRLGFDTVELHAAHGYLMHQFLSPLANRRTDQYGGSLENRMRFPLEVFDAVRAAFNADKPVGVRVSATDWVDGGWDADQTVAFAQALKARGCDYIDVSSGGMSPAQKIPLSPGYQVPFAERIKRETGITTMAVGLITEPEHADAIVAQGQADMVSLARGMLYNPRWPWHAAAHLGQQVQAPRQYWRSPPHEIKALFAQASFGQR, from the coding sequence ATGACCTCCCTGTTTTCTGCCATCGACCTCGGCAAGCTGCCCTTGGCGAACCGCATCGTCATCTCCCCCATGTGCGAATACTCCGCCGATAACGGCAGAGCGACGGATTGGCACATGATCCATCTGGGCCACCTCGCGCTTTCCGGTGCCGGCCTGCTGTTCGTCGAAGCTACCGCGGTCGAGCCGGGCGGACGTATCACGCCGGCCGATCTGGGCCTGTGGGATGACGATACCGAACACTCCATCGCAAAAGTGATGCAGGCAATACGGCGCTATTCGCCCATCCGGATGGGCGTGCAACTGGCCCACGCCGGCCGCAAGGCTTCCAGCCGCGCGCCATGGGAAGGCGGCAACCAGTTGCCCCAGGCTGAAGGGGGATGGCTGTGCGACGCTCCCTCGGCGGTACCCTACAAGGACGGCGAGGAAGCACCGCGGGCGCTCGATGCGGCAGGCCTGGAGCGCGTGCGCAACGCCTTCGTGGCCGCGGCGCGCCGTGCCGATCGCCTGGGTTTCGACACTGTCGAGCTACATGCCGCCCATGGTTATCTGATGCACCAATTCCTGTCCCCGTTGGCGAATCGGCGCACCGACCAGTACGGCGGCAGCCTGGAGAACCGTATGCGTTTTCCGCTGGAGGTTTTCGACGCCGTGCGCGCGGCCTTCAATGCCGACAAGCCGGTGGGGGTTCGGGTATCCGCCACTGATTGGGTCGATGGCGGGTGGGATGCGGACCAGACCGTGGCCTTCGCCCAGGCCCTGAAGGCAAGGGGCTGCGACTACATCGATGTATCGTCCGGCGGGATGTCGCCGGCCCAGAAAATTCCACTGTCGCCCGGCTACCAGGTGCCCTTCGCCGAACGCATCAAGCGCGAAACCGGAATCACCACGATGGCCGTGGGACTCATCACCGAGCCCGAACATGCGGACGCCATCGTTGCCCAGGGGCAGGCCGATATGGTGTCCCTGGCGCGCGGGATGCTCTACAACCCGCGCTGGCCCTGGCATGCGGCCGCCCACTTGGGCCAGCAGGTTCAGGCGCCCAGGCAATACTGGCGCTCGCCGCCCCATGAGATCAAGGCTTTGTTCGCGCAAGCCAGCTTCGGCCAGCGTTGA
- the dut gene encoding dUTP diphosphatase: MKSVALKILDDRMREFLPSYATPGAAGLDLRACLQAPMMVEPGATVLIPTGLAIHIGDPGYAAMILPRSGLGHKHGIVLGNLVGLIDSDYQGQLMVSTWNRGDTPFTLEPMDRLAQMVIVPVAQVAFEVVTEFQASDRGAGGFGSTGRG; the protein is encoded by the coding sequence ATGAAATCCGTTGCCCTCAAGATACTCGACGACCGTATGCGCGAATTCCTGCCGTCCTATGCCACGCCAGGTGCTGCGGGGCTGGACCTGCGCGCCTGCCTGCAGGCGCCAATGATGGTCGAACCGGGCGCCACCGTGCTGATCCCGACGGGCCTGGCCATCCATATCGGCGATCCCGGTTACGCGGCCATGATCCTTCCCCGCTCCGGGCTGGGACACAAGCATGGCATCGTGCTGGGCAATCTGGTCGGCCTGATCGATTCGGACTATCAGGGCCAATTGATGGTATCCACATGGAATCGTGGCGACACCCCGTTCACGCTGGAACCCATGGACCGCCTGGCGCAAATGGTGATCGTGCCAGTCGCCCAGGTGGCTTTCGAAGTCGTGACGGAATTCCAGGCCTCCGACCGCGGTGCGGGCGGGTTCGGCAGTACCGGGCGCGGCTAG
- a CDS encoding DedA family protein, whose translation MDQFVNQIRVFIENNQDWAGPVTAVLTMAESLVIVGLFVPATALLLITGGLVGSGTLDGASILVWGMAGAIVGDALSYWLGRGVGPKVLRRWPLSQHRTAVARARLFFSRYGFASVLAGRFMGPIRSTIPTVAGVMGMGHARFQTANVLSAALWMPVMLAPGYLTMRNMDDIGAASQIGMLVGTGISVVLGVWLLFMVMRKRRVAVPTRRTRR comes from the coding sequence ATGGACCAATTCGTCAACCAGATACGCGTATTCATCGAGAACAACCAGGATTGGGCGGGCCCCGTCACGGCCGTATTGACCATGGCGGAATCGCTGGTCATCGTTGGGCTGTTCGTCCCGGCCACCGCGCTGCTGCTTATTACGGGAGGCCTGGTGGGCAGTGGTACGCTGGACGGTGCCTCCATACTGGTGTGGGGCATGGCGGGCGCCATCGTGGGCGATGCGCTGTCCTATTGGCTGGGCCGCGGCGTCGGCCCGAAGGTACTTCGGCGCTGGCCGCTCAGCCAGCACCGTACCGCGGTGGCCCGCGCGCGCCTGTTCTTTTCACGCTACGGTTTCGCGTCCGTGCTGGCCGGCCGCTTCATGGGCCCCATACGGAGCACCATCCCGACCGTCGCTGGCGTCATGGGAATGGGACACGCGCGGTTCCAGACCGCCAACGTACTGTCCGCTGCCTTGTGGATGCCCGTTATGCTGGCGCCCGGCTACCTGACGATGCGCAACATGGACGACATCGGTGCGGCCAGCCAGATCGGGATGCTGGTAGGCACCGGCATTTCCGTCGTGCTGGGCGTATGGCTGCTGTTCATGGTAATGCGCAAACGGCGCGTCGCCGTCCCCACGCGGCGGACCCGTCGCTAG
- a CDS encoding metal-dependent hydrolase — translation MDTLTHIALGAGIQAALLGRSQGRKALLYGAVLATLPDLDVFVPYPDPVSLMTYHRGFSHSVFVLTALAALLAWLIRKRWPNAPYGAGRLFMTMWLVLITHPLLDAMTTYGTQLFWPVPVAPVSVSSIFIIDPIFTLPLLVALLANLAWGERVRRLRAAALGFSAFYLVWTVVAKAIVEDHVRTALSAQGVSAPALFSAPMPLNSLLWRVVAPGPGDTYYETVSSVFDAGAPEQLSQPMNRALRDALPPAPLLARLDWFTHGWLRYDAIDGNLVVTDLRMGMPGHYTFRFVMARQDPASGWQLVVPERWPSARGDWEQFRQILRRIAEPQPPLPLDVWARRTTAVETKGGGS, via the coding sequence ATGGATACACTCACGCACATCGCCTTGGGGGCCGGCATACAGGCGGCGCTCCTGGGCCGGTCACAAGGGCGCAAGGCACTGCTATACGGGGCAGTCCTGGCCACATTGCCGGATCTCGATGTCTTCGTACCGTACCCGGACCCCGTTTCCCTGATGACCTATCACCGTGGGTTTTCCCATTCGGTGTTCGTGCTGACGGCGCTGGCGGCCCTGTTGGCGTGGCTGATACGAAAACGGTGGCCCAACGCCCCGTACGGCGCCGGACGCCTCTTCATGACAATGTGGCTGGTCCTGATCACCCATCCGCTTCTGGACGCCATGACCACCTACGGCACCCAGCTGTTCTGGCCCGTGCCGGTGGCGCCGGTCAGCGTGTCCAGCATCTTCATCATCGACCCCATATTCACCCTTCCCCTGCTGGTGGCCTTGCTGGCCAACCTGGCGTGGGGCGAGCGGGTCCGGCGTCTACGCGCGGCGGCGCTTGGTTTCTCCGCCTTTTACCTGGTCTGGACGGTCGTGGCGAAAGCGATCGTGGAGGACCACGTCCGCACCGCATTGTCGGCCCAGGGAGTTTCCGCGCCCGCATTGTTTTCCGCGCCGATGCCGCTGAACAGCCTGTTGTGGCGCGTGGTTGCCCCTGGGCCGGGCGATACCTATTACGAGACCGTTTCAAGCGTCTTCGACGCCGGCGCGCCAGAGCAATTATCGCAGCCCATGAATCGTGCCTTGCGCGACGCCTTGCCGCCGGCGCCGCTGCTTGCCAGGCTGGATTGGTTCACGCACGGCTGGCTGCGCTATGACGCCATCGACGGCAATCTAGTCGTCACAGACCTGCGCATGGGCATGCCAGGCCACTATACGTTCCGATTCGTAATGGCGCGACAGGATCCTGCATCGGGCTGGCAGCTCGTGGTTCCGGAGCGCTGGCCCAGCGCGCGCGGTGACTGGGAGCAATTCCGGCAGATCCTGCGGCGTATCGCCGAGCCGCAACCGCCGCTGCCGCTGGATGTGTGGGCGCGGCGTACGACGGCGGTGGAGACCAAAGGCGGCGGGTCTTAG